From Amycolatopsis sp. cg9, one genomic window encodes:
- a CDS encoding tetratricopeptide repeat protein, with amino-acid sequence MDASNGGSADARQSHAVPADAWEQPEMRAALASREISGVYRLLRKHGVSQRQIAAMTGQSQSEVSEILKGRQVMAYDVLTRIADGLGVPRGYMGLAYDEATAIRVVGSADGQQAEEDESVKRRRFLAHAAQVTMGAAVFGPESGTWSAGPARTPAPGRIGMTDVRQVEAATRALRALDYQYGGGFCRDAVVAQLSWGQQMLEAHGTDIVKNRLYVALADLHSLAGWTSFDTGLMDSARGHFANALDLAKQGENHPLVANVLYRMGRVYLHQDAPNDALKLFQLGQIAAQESGSELAVSVLCANEAWAYAMMGNEEQAVKLLGRSKDEFERANLAEAESWVKFFTETDVYAMVGTVHTVLAQKNAEHTKYAIPALTRAVDSYDDEMARSKTFMLSALATNHLLDGDLDHGAKVGGKAIDCAEGIKSERVKDRMRPLQEEAERRRNNADARDLADRLHAFYAA; translated from the coding sequence ATGGACGCCAGTAACGGTGGCAGTGCCGACGCCCGGCAGAGCCACGCAGTTCCCGCTGACGCGTGGGAGCAGCCCGAGATGAGAGCTGCTCTCGCGTCGCGCGAGATCAGCGGTGTCTACCGCCTCTTGCGCAAGCACGGTGTCTCGCAGCGCCAGATCGCCGCGATGACCGGCCAGTCCCAGTCCGAGGTGTCGGAGATCCTCAAGGGTCGCCAGGTCATGGCCTACGACGTCCTCACGAGGATCGCCGACGGCCTGGGTGTCCCACGTGGATACATGGGCCTCGCCTACGACGAGGCCACGGCGATACGCGTCGTCGGCTCCGCCGACGGCCAGCAGGCTGAGGAGGACGAGTCCGTGAAGCGACGGAGGTTCCTCGCGCACGCCGCCCAGGTCACGATGGGTGCGGCGGTGTTCGGTCCGGAATCGGGCACCTGGTCGGCGGGACCGGCGCGCACGCCGGCGCCGGGCCGGATCGGCATGACCGACGTGCGCCAGGTGGAGGCCGCGACGCGCGCGCTCCGGGCGCTGGACTACCAGTACGGCGGCGGGTTCTGCCGCGACGCCGTCGTGGCGCAGCTGTCCTGGGGGCAGCAGATGCTCGAGGCGCACGGCACCGACATCGTCAAGAACCGCCTGTACGTGGCACTGGCCGACCTTCACTCGCTGGCCGGCTGGACCTCCTTCGACACCGGCCTGATGGACTCCGCCCGCGGGCACTTCGCGAACGCGCTGGACCTGGCCAAGCAGGGCGAGAACCACCCGCTGGTGGCCAACGTCCTCTACCGCATGGGCCGCGTCTACCTGCACCAGGACGCCCCGAACGACGCGCTGAAGCTGTTCCAGCTCGGCCAGATCGCCGCCCAGGAAAGCGGTTCCGAGCTGGCGGTTTCCGTGCTGTGCGCGAACGAGGCCTGGGCCTACGCGATGATGGGCAACGAAGAGCAGGCGGTGAAGCTGCTCGGCCGGAGCAAGGACGAGTTCGAGCGCGCCAACCTGGCCGAGGCCGAGTCCTGGGTGAAGTTCTTCACCGAGACCGACGTCTACGCCATGGTCGGCACCGTCCACACGGTCCTCGCGCAGAAGAACGCCGAGCACACCAAGTACGCGATCCCGGCGCTGACCAGGGCCGTCGACTCCTACGACGACGAAATGGCCCGGTCCAAGACGTTCATGCTGAGCGCGCTGGCCACCAACCACCTGCTGGACGGCGACCTCGACCACGGCGCCAAGGTCGGCGGCAAGGCCATCGACTGCGCCGAGGGCATCAAGTCCGAGCGGGTCAAGGACCGGATGCGGCCGCTGCAGGAAGAGGCGGAGCGCCGCCGCAACAACGCCGACGCGCGTGACCTCGCCGATCGCCTCCACGCTTTCTACGCCGCATAA
- a CDS encoding glycine betaine ABC transporter substrate-binding protein translates to MKLGRLKALFGVAVLGATLSACGLTVNQAVPYDIQPGTIQPIPSLQGLKVTVGSKDFTENIILAYMAEMALTAAGAEVVDLSDIKGSNSSRQALLSGQTDVTWEYTGTGWINYQGNELPVPGGEKAQYEATAKADEEKFGVTWLNYSPLNDQYAFAVTEAYGAQNNLKTTSDLAAFIKQKPDQAVFCLETEFTSRQDGFPAAVKAYGFQNPTVKNFGIGTIYSAVASGTCPVGEVFTTDGRISGLNLRVLEDDKKAFPQYNAVATLRTEFIKAHPELRGPLEKVSAAIDNEQMVELCKQVDVDGQDAGKVAHDWMVKKGFIK, encoded by the coding sequence ATGAAACTCGGGCGACTGAAAGCCCTCTTCGGGGTGGCGGTGCTCGGCGCGACGCTCTCGGCGTGCGGCCTGACCGTCAACCAGGCGGTGCCGTACGACATCCAGCCGGGCACGATCCAGCCGATCCCCTCGCTGCAGGGGCTGAAGGTGACGGTGGGGTCGAAGGACTTCACCGAGAACATCATCCTGGCGTACATGGCCGAGATGGCCTTGACCGCGGCGGGCGCGGAAGTCGTCGACCTGTCCGACATCAAGGGCTCCAACTCGTCGCGGCAGGCGCTGCTGTCCGGCCAGACCGACGTCACGTGGGAGTACACCGGCACCGGCTGGATCAACTACCAGGGCAACGAGCTCCCGGTGCCCGGCGGCGAGAAGGCCCAGTACGAGGCGACGGCCAAGGCGGACGAAGAGAAGTTCGGCGTCACGTGGCTGAACTACTCGCCGCTCAACGACCAGTACGCCTTCGCCGTCACCGAGGCGTACGGCGCGCAGAACAACCTGAAGACGACGTCGGACCTGGCGGCGTTCATCAAGCAGAAGCCGGACCAGGCCGTGTTCTGCCTGGAGACGGAGTTCACCAGCCGTCAGGACGGGTTCCCGGCCGCGGTCAAGGCGTACGGCTTCCAGAACCCGACGGTGAAGAACTTCGGCATCGGCACGATCTACTCGGCGGTGGCGAGCGGCACGTGCCCGGTCGGCGAGGTCTTCACCACCGACGGCCGAATCTCGGGGCTCAACCTGCGGGTGCTGGAGGACGACAAGAAGGCGTTCCCGCAGTACAACGCGGTGGCCACGCTGCGCACCGAGTTCATCAAGGCCCACCCGGAGCTGCGCGGGCCGTTGGAGAAGGTGAGCGCGGCGATCGACAACGAGCAGATGGTCGAGCTGTGCAAGCAGGTCGACGTCGACGGCCAGGACGCGGGCAAGGTCGCCCACGACTGGATGGTCAAGAAGGGCTTCATCAAGTAG
- a CDS encoding YcnI family protein produces the protein MSQHVFKRAGFLAATVGFAGFLGAGVASAHVTANVYGPQPTKGGYAAIVFRVPSEEKDPVKTTKVVVDFKADYGIGSVRTKPLPGWTAEVTKSKLPAPITKDNGTQVTEAVTAVTWTAQPGSELKATDYQEFSVSFGPLPTNVDQVEFPAHQTYSDGKVVDWNQPTPAGGEEPEHPAPVVKLAAKAAEGDDHAAMGANTASTTGEQTEAAASSDSTARWLGGAGLLVGAVGLGVGAGATIRARKATAKSGGNS, from the coding sequence ATGTCCCAGCACGTCTTCAAGCGCGCCGGTTTCCTCGCCGCCACCGTCGGTTTCGCCGGTTTCCTCGGCGCCGGCGTCGCGTCCGCGCACGTCACCGCCAACGTCTACGGCCCGCAGCCCACGAAGGGCGGCTACGCGGCGATCGTGTTCCGGGTGCCGAGCGAGGAGAAGGACCCCGTCAAGACCACGAAGGTCGTCGTCGACTTCAAGGCGGACTACGGCATCGGCTCGGTGCGGACGAAGCCGCTCCCCGGCTGGACCGCCGAGGTCACCAAGTCGAAGCTGCCGGCCCCGATCACCAAGGACAACGGCACGCAGGTCACCGAAGCCGTCACCGCGGTGACGTGGACCGCCCAGCCGGGCAGCGAGCTGAAGGCCACCGACTACCAGGAGTTCTCCGTCAGCTTCGGCCCGCTGCCCACCAACGTGGACCAGGTGGAGTTCCCGGCGCACCAGACCTACAGCGACGGCAAGGTCGTCGACTGGAACCAGCCGACCCCCGCGGGCGGCGAGGAGCCGGAGCACCCGGCCCCGGTCGTGAAGCTGGCCGCGAAGGCGGCCGAGGGTGACGACCACGCCGCGATGGGCGCGAACACGGCGTCCACCACCGGCGAGCAGACTGAAGCCGCGGCGTCGTCCGACAGCACGGCCCGCTGGCTCGGCGGTGCCGGCCTGCTGGTCGGTGCCGTCGGCCTCGGCGTCGGGGCCGGCGCGACCATCCGGGCGCGCAAGGCCACGGCCAAGTCGGGAGGCAACAGCTAA
- a CDS encoding copper resistance protein CopC has protein sequence MRKALVALALTVVAVLGTATPALAHNVLISSDPANGSSVAAGPQKISLTFDQYVQGADVNQIAVTGPGGGQWAEGPISVVNNVISAPLRPLGPAGKYTVGYRVLSADGHPVTGELTFTLTAAGTGTPATVDAARSPGGSSSASPQQSSSTGVPIWVWIAGAVVLLAIGLTVALRSGGKVEEKN, from the coding sequence ATGCGGAAGGCGCTCGTCGCGCTGGCGTTGACGGTGGTGGCCGTGCTCGGCACGGCCACCCCGGCGCTGGCGCACAACGTGCTGATCTCCTCGGACCCGGCGAACGGCTCGTCCGTCGCCGCCGGCCCGCAGAAGATCAGCCTGACGTTCGACCAGTACGTGCAGGGCGCGGACGTCAACCAGATCGCGGTGACCGGCCCCGGCGGCGGCCAGTGGGCCGAGGGACCGATCAGCGTGGTGAACAACGTCATCAGCGCGCCGCTGCGGCCGCTCGGCCCGGCGGGGAAGTACACCGTCGGCTACCGGGTGCTCTCCGCGGACGGCCACCCGGTGACCGGTGAGCTCACCTTCACCCTGACCGCGGCGGGCACCGGCACGCCGGCGACCGTCGACGCGGCCCGCTCGCCGGGCGGCTCGTCCTCGGCGTCGCCGCAGCAGTCGTCGTCCACCGGGGTGCCGATCTGGGTCTGGATCGCCGGCGCCGTCGTGCTGCTGGCCATCGGGCTGACCGTCGCCCTGCGCTCGGGCGGCAAAGTCGAAGAGAAGAACTGA
- a CDS encoding copper resistance D family protein, with product MTQAETTTNVRYSTLLCVVTAGLLGALIGVALTATAPVPGVVQPDAVVSAGIPVVRVLLDLAAVTTIGLALLSVLVGYDRPKLTEPILRLARPAGVAAALVWATTAVVALILQTAEYKPGSSTLSPSDIGQYIVDVGAGKALVIVAVLALAHAGIGALALRFGEKVPAEVRVGLGLFALLPLPVTGHASNWNYHDYTMISMELHVMSAVAWTGGLGAMAVLLLANRTLLAHALPRFSKLATLCLVISAATGLFNGLVEISLNPTIGFWAAIFTTPYGQLLILKTVCTGVIALLGANVRWRLMPQIVRHQRTALAAWATLELTVMGLAFGFAVVLTRAPVVAS from the coding sequence ATGACGCAGGCCGAGACCACCACGAACGTCCGCTATTCGACGCTGCTGTGCGTCGTCACGGCGGGACTGCTCGGCGCCCTCATCGGCGTCGCGCTCACCGCCACCGCGCCGGTCCCCGGCGTGGTGCAGCCCGACGCGGTGGTCTCGGCCGGCATCCCGGTCGTGCGGGTCCTGCTCGACCTGGCCGCGGTCACGACCATCGGGCTCGCGCTGCTGTCCGTGCTCGTCGGCTACGACCGGCCGAAGCTCACCGAGCCGATCCTGCGGCTGGCCCGCCCGGCCGGCGTCGCGGCCGCGCTCGTCTGGGCCACGACCGCGGTCGTCGCGCTGATCCTGCAGACCGCGGAGTACAAGCCGGGCTCGTCGACGCTCTCGCCGTCGGACATCGGGCAGTACATCGTCGACGTCGGCGCCGGGAAGGCGCTCGTCATCGTCGCCGTGCTCGCGCTCGCCCACGCCGGGATCGGCGCGCTGGCACTGCGGTTCGGCGAGAAGGTGCCGGCGGAGGTGCGCGTCGGGCTCGGCCTGTTCGCGCTGCTGCCGCTGCCGGTCACCGGGCACGCGTCGAACTGGAACTACCACGACTACACGATGATCTCGATGGAGCTGCACGTCATGAGCGCCGTCGCCTGGACCGGCGGCCTCGGCGCGATGGCCGTGCTCCTCCTGGCGAACCGGACGCTGCTGGCGCACGCGCTGCCCCGGTTCTCGAAGCTCGCGACGCTCTGCCTGGTCATCTCCGCGGCGACCGGCCTGTTCAACGGTCTGGTCGAGATCTCGCTCAACCCGACCATCGGGTTCTGGGCGGCGATCTTCACGACGCCGTACGGGCAGCTGCTCATCCTGAAGACGGTGTGCACCGGCGTCATCGCGCTGCTGGGCGCGAACGTCCGCTGGCGGCTGATGCCGCAGATCGTCCGGCACCAGCGGACCGCGCTCGCCGCGTGGGCGACGCTGGAGCTGACCGTGATGGGGCTGGCCTTCGGGTTCGCCGTCGTGCTGACGCGGGCGCCGGTCGTCGCGTCTTGA
- a CDS encoding phosphotransferase family protein: MAGRFTAGKLRGVLAETCALLGVDPAGARLLRFTNNAVYALVTAPLVIRIVGSTQLRHRVGTVVRVARHFERHGVPAIRLLGDVEQPLSVGGHLVTVWHQVPSIGRPATATDLARLLRQVHALPAPDGLAEWAPFAAVRARVSDAEELGDADREFLLERCADLEDRLAGLEFPLPRGLVHGDAYPGNVIPGPHGPVLCDFDSSCVGPPEWDLTPLAVGRERFGDPPVHYRTFAAAYGFDVTSWSGFAVLRGIRELKLTTSVLPILRSRPQVRPELFRRLADLRSGRTDVRWTRYR, encoded by the coding sequence TTGGCCGGCCGGTTCACAGCCGGGAAACTGCGCGGCGTGCTGGCGGAGACGTGCGCCCTGCTGGGGGTCGACCCGGCGGGCGCGCGGCTGCTGCGGTTCACGAACAACGCGGTGTACGCGCTGGTCACGGCCCCGCTCGTGATCCGGATCGTCGGGTCCACGCAGCTGCGGCACCGGGTCGGGACCGTCGTGCGCGTCGCCCGGCACTTCGAACGCCACGGCGTCCCCGCGATCCGGCTCCTCGGCGACGTCGAGCAGCCCTTGTCGGTCGGCGGGCACCTGGTGACCGTGTGGCACCAGGTGCCGAGCATCGGCCGGCCGGCGACCGCGACCGACCTGGCCCGGCTGCTGCGCCAGGTGCACGCGCTGCCCGCGCCCGACGGCCTCGCCGAGTGGGCGCCGTTCGCCGCGGTGCGGGCCCGGGTGTCCGACGCCGAAGAGCTCGGCGACGCCGACCGCGAGTTCCTGCTCGAGCGCTGCGCCGACCTCGAAGACCGGCTGGCCGGGCTGGAGTTCCCGCTGCCCAGGGGCCTGGTCCACGGCGACGCGTACCCCGGCAACGTCATCCCCGGCCCGCACGGCCCGGTGCTCTGCGACTTCGATTCGTCGTGCGTCGGCCCGCCGGAGTGGGACCTGACGCCGCTGGCCGTCGGCCGCGAGCGGTTCGGGGACCCGCCGGTGCACTACCGGACGTTCGCCGCGGCGTACGGCTTCGACGTGACGTCGTGGTCCGGGTTCGCGGTGCTCCGCGGCATCCGCGAGCTGAAGCTGACGACGAGCGTGCTGCCGATCCTGCGCAGCCGGCCGCAGGTGCGGCCCGAGCTGTTCCGCCGGTTGGCCGACCTCCGCAGCGGCCGGACGGACGTGCGCTGGACGCGTTACCGCTGA
- a CDS encoding ATP-binding cassette domain-containing protein has product MAENEEVSGVEIELEHVTKRYPGTREAAVDDFSMVVPAGKIVVFVGPSGCGKTTTMRMINRLVQPTSGKITIGGEDALKLDVDTLRRRIGYAIQQAGLFPHFTVAQNIGVVPGLLGWDKKKVNDRVEEMMDLVGLDPADFRDRFPRQLSGGQQQRVGVARALAADPPVLLMDEPFGAVDPITRGNLQDELLRLQDELKKTIVFVTHDFDEAVKLGDKIAVLGNQSSIMQYDTPEAILANPANDTVAGFVGAGASLKQLTLLRVRDVELAQDALTATVSDDPADIRKKLEDQRKHFALVLDARRRPTRWVHVRDLTPGASLASAGKPLRDIVSLQSTLQDALEAMLAEGGSVPVTGARGEYAGTIQLDTVIATIQQLRDEHTNGEEVSA; this is encoded by the coding sequence GTGGCTGAGAACGAGGAAGTCTCCGGGGTCGAGATCGAGCTGGAGCACGTGACGAAGCGGTACCCCGGCACCCGCGAAGCCGCGGTCGACGACTTCTCCATGGTCGTGCCCGCCGGCAAGATCGTGGTCTTCGTCGGCCCGTCCGGCTGCGGCAAGACGACGACGATGCGGATGATCAACCGCCTGGTCCAGCCGACCTCCGGCAAGATCACCATCGGCGGCGAAGACGCGCTCAAGCTCGACGTCGACACCCTGCGCCGCCGGATCGGCTACGCGATCCAGCAGGCCGGGCTGTTCCCGCACTTCACCGTCGCGCAGAACATCGGCGTGGTGCCCGGCCTGCTCGGCTGGGACAAGAAGAAGGTCAACGACCGGGTCGAGGAGATGATGGACCTGGTCGGGCTCGACCCGGCCGACTTCCGCGACCGCTTCCCGCGCCAGCTCTCCGGCGGGCAGCAGCAGCGCGTCGGCGTCGCGCGCGCGCTCGCCGCGGACCCGCCGGTGCTGCTGATGGACGAGCCGTTCGGCGCGGTCGACCCGATCACCCGCGGCAACCTGCAGGACGAGCTGCTGCGGCTGCAGGACGAGCTCAAGAAGACGATCGTGTTCGTCACGCACGACTTCGACGAGGCCGTGAAGCTCGGCGACAAGATCGCGGTGCTCGGCAACCAGTCGTCGATCATGCAGTACGACACCCCCGAGGCGATCCTGGCCAACCCGGCGAACGACACCGTCGCCGGGTTCGTCGGCGCGGGCGCGTCGCTGAAGCAGCTGACGCTGCTGCGGGTCCGCGACGTCGAGCTGGCGCAGGACGCGCTGACCGCGACGGTGTCCGACGACCCGGCCGACATCCGCAAGAAGCTCGAAGACCAGCGCAAGCACTTCGCGCTGGTGCTGGACGCCCGTCGCCGCCCGACGCGCTGGGTGCACGTCCGCGACCTGACCCCGGGGGCCTCGCTGGCCAGCGCGGGCAAGCCGCTGCGCGACATCGTCAGCCTGCAGTCGACGCTGCAGGACGCGCTCGAGGCGATGCTCGCCGAAGGCGGCTCGGTGCCGGTGACCGGCGCGCGCGGCGAGTACGCGGGCACCATCCAGCTCGACACCGTGATCGCGACCATCCAGCAGCTGCGGGACGAGCACACGAACGGTGAAGAGGTGTCCGCATGA
- a CDS encoding ABC transporter permease — MTAAVDTGFSTESGSKRAERVRLLAQPVAVLVIVAVTLIWVFSSGLNATEKETLNATTLFTALWDHLLMTLVVTAIVVLVAVPLGVIVTRPWARFLAPIFLAIANIGQAAPALGVLVLWFIVTGATGGIWVAALPLAFYSLLPVLRNTMVGIQQVDPALIDAGRGIGMSATAVLWRVELPLAVPLILAGLRTSLVLAVGTATFGMFVNAGGFGLLIDTGYKLNLTSVLVTGSVLAVALALLVDWLGAVAEQFFGPKGLR; from the coding sequence ATGACGGCTGCCGTCGACACCGGTTTCAGCACCGAGTCCGGTTCGAAGCGCGCGGAACGCGTCCGGCTGCTCGCCCAGCCCGTCGCGGTCCTGGTGATCGTCGCCGTCACGCTGATCTGGGTGTTCTCCAGCGGCCTGAACGCGACGGAGAAGGAAACGCTCAACGCGACGACCCTGTTCACGGCGTTGTGGGACCACCTGCTGATGACGCTCGTGGTGACCGCGATCGTCGTGCTGGTCGCCGTGCCGCTCGGGGTGATCGTGACCCGGCCGTGGGCGCGCTTCCTCGCCCCGATCTTCCTGGCGATCGCCAACATCGGCCAGGCCGCGCCCGCGCTCGGCGTGCTGGTGCTGTGGTTCATCGTCACCGGCGCGACCGGCGGGATCTGGGTGGCCGCGCTGCCGCTGGCGTTCTACTCGCTGCTGCCGGTGCTGCGGAACACGATGGTCGGCATCCAGCAGGTGGACCCGGCGCTGATCGACGCGGGCCGCGGCATCGGGATGTCCGCGACCGCGGTGCTCTGGCGGGTCGAGCTGCCGCTGGCCGTCCCGCTGATCCTGGCCGGCCTGCGCACGTCGCTGGTGCTGGCGGTCGGCACGGCGACGTTCGGCATGTTCGTCAACGCCGGCGGGTTCGGCCTGCTCATCGACACCGGCTACAAGCTGAACCTGACGTCGGTGCTGGTCACCGGTTCGGTGCTGGCGGTCGCGCTGGCGCTGCTGGTGGACTGGCTGGGCGCGGTCGCCGAACAGTTCTTCGGACCGAAGGGGCTGCGATGA
- a CDS encoding TM0106 family RecB-like putative nuclease, with protein MQGEVVLDAGAVSRCRRRVHLEHDPAMREVPLSPPDPTAQQRIADATAHREDIVSRLMAANPGHWVKIDRDLPAHERVERTEQAFAAEAAYIWGALLPVDPAGHRRGGIDLLVRTGRGYVPVLVVRHRITDRGTGAIVTELTDLEPAHRKADDARKVRSQPRDQLRLVHIRRMLQTLGQADEGLTTGGVIGLDADVVVWHDLTAGTWPGGRSALTEYQVRFADRLAIATAAANGEEPLAEPSRVLECRRCPWWPTCEVVLTESRDVSLVVRGEDAVELRRAGVSTVDKLAALDPAGEPPAVNWTGVTFPDAVVLARAWLADLTLVRRVEAVDVPRGDVEVDVDMESFGDAGAYLWGCLLTGADIGVPQGYRAFATWDPLPTDDEARSFAEFWAWLTDVRLRTEAAGLTFRAYCYNALAENRWLFGSVERFGEYPGVPAKKTIQSFVDSEEWVDLFRSVTDQFLCSHGKGLKVIAPVAGFSWRDPEAGGEASMRWYRDAVGMDGEQPDDEQRERLLRYNEDDVLATRALREWISARAQAEVPYMFDL; from the coding sequence ATGCAAGGTGAGGTGGTGCTCGACGCGGGCGCGGTCAGCCGCTGCCGTCGCCGCGTGCACCTCGAGCACGACCCGGCGATGCGGGAGGTACCGCTTTCCCCGCCGGACCCGACGGCGCAGCAGCGGATCGCCGACGCCACCGCGCACCGCGAGGACATCGTCAGCAGGCTGATGGCCGCGAACCCCGGCCACTGGGTCAAGATCGACCGCGACCTGCCCGCCCACGAGCGCGTCGAACGCACTGAGCAGGCCTTCGCCGCCGAAGCCGCCTACATCTGGGGTGCGCTCCTGCCGGTCGACCCGGCCGGGCACCGGCGCGGCGGCATCGACCTGCTCGTGCGCACCGGCCGCGGCTACGTCCCGGTGCTCGTCGTGCGCCACCGCATCACCGACCGCGGCACCGGCGCGATCGTCACCGAACTGACCGACCTCGAGCCCGCGCACCGCAAGGCCGACGACGCCCGCAAGGTCCGCTCGCAGCCGCGCGACCAGCTGCGGCTGGTGCACATCCGCCGCATGCTGCAGACGCTCGGGCAGGCCGACGAGGGCCTCACCACCGGCGGCGTGATCGGCCTCGACGCCGACGTCGTCGTCTGGCACGACCTCACCGCGGGCACCTGGCCCGGCGGCCGCAGCGCGCTGACCGAGTACCAGGTCCGGTTCGCCGACCGGCTCGCCATCGCCACCGCGGCCGCGAACGGCGAGGAGCCGCTGGCCGAGCCGTCGCGCGTGCTGGAGTGCCGCCGCTGCCCGTGGTGGCCGACGTGCGAGGTGGTGCTCACCGAGAGCCGGGACGTCAGCCTCGTCGTCCGCGGCGAGGACGCGGTGGAGCTGCGCCGCGCCGGCGTGTCCACTGTGGACAAGCTGGCCGCGCTCGACCCGGCAGGCGAGCCGCCCGCGGTGAACTGGACGGGCGTCACCTTCCCGGACGCGGTCGTGCTCGCCCGCGCCTGGCTGGCCGACCTGACGCTGGTGCGCCGCGTCGAGGCGGTCGACGTGCCGCGCGGCGACGTCGAGGTCGACGTCGACATGGAGAGCTTCGGCGACGCCGGCGCGTACCTCTGGGGTTGCCTGCTGACCGGCGCCGACATCGGCGTGCCGCAGGGCTACCGCGCCTTCGCGACGTGGGACCCGCTGCCGACCGACGACGAAGCCCGCTCGTTCGCCGAGTTCTGGGCCTGGCTCACCGACGTCCGCCTGCGCACCGAAGCGGCGGGGCTGACCTTCCGCGCCTACTGCTACAACGCGCTCGCCGAGAACCGCTGGCTCTTCGGGTCCGTCGAGCGCTTCGGCGAGTACCCCGGCGTCCCCGCGAAGAAGACCATCCAGTCCTTTGTGGACTCCGAGGAGTGGGTCGACCTCTTCCGCAGCGTCACCGACCAGTTCCTGTGCTCCCACGGCAAGGGCCTGAAGGTGATCGCGCCGGTGGCCGGGTTCTCGTGGCGCGACCCCGAGGCGGGCGGCGAGGCGTCGATGCGCTGGTACCGCGACGCCGTGGGCATGGACGGCGAGCAGCCGGACGACGAGCAGCGCGAGCGGCTCCTGCGCTACAACGAAGACGACGTCCTCGCGACGCGGGCGCTGCGGGAGTGGATCAGTGCGCGCGCCCAGGCCGAAGTCCCGTACATGTTCGACCTCTGA
- a CDS encoding ABC transporter permease, whose product MNLFDYISDRASKLWLEAYLHTSMVVQCTILAAVLGVLIGIAVYRSPIGSAVATALASTILTVPSFALLGLLIPLSGLGPTTAVIALVLYGLLPIVRNTIVGLDGVDPAITDAARGIGMSRFGVLTRVELRLAWPAILTGMRVATQMLMGIAVIAAYAKGPGFGAEVFSGLTNAGSTNSLNQAVTGTVGVVILALILDGVYVLIKRFTVSRGVRG is encoded by the coding sequence ATGAACCTCTTCGACTACATCTCCGACCGGGCGAGCAAGCTCTGGCTGGAGGCCTACCTGCACACCAGCATGGTCGTGCAGTGCACCATCCTCGCCGCGGTCCTCGGCGTGCTGATCGGGATCGCGGTCTACCGCAGCCCGATCGGTTCGGCGGTGGCCACGGCGCTGGCGAGCACGATCTTGACGGTCCCGTCGTTCGCCCTCCTGGGGCTGCTGATCCCGCTTTCCGGGCTCGGACCGACGACGGCCGTGATCGCGCTGGTGCTCTACGGCCTCCTGCCGATCGTCCGGAACACCATCGTCGGGCTCGACGGTGTCGACCCGGCCATCACCGACGCCGCGCGCGGGATCGGGATGAGCCGCTTCGGCGTGCTCACCCGGGTCGAGTTGCGGCTGGCGTGGCCGGCCATCCTCACCGGCATGCGGGTGGCGACGCAGATGCTGATGGGCATCGCGGTGATCGCCGCCTACGCGAAGGGTCCCGGCTTCGGCGCCGAGGTCTTTTCCGGGCTCACGAACGCGGGGAGCACCAACTCCCTGAACCAAGCCGTCACGGGCACGGTCGGGGTGGTCATCCTCGCCCTGATCCTCGACGGCGTCTACGTCCTGATCAAGCGTTTCACCGTCTCTAGGGGTGTCCGTGGCTGA
- a CDS encoding DUF6474 family protein, with protein MARKAKVEGEARFTPKKAKNAVAVAKVLGPVVIPVVAPFAVRAAGSARELYDRYQARKLGVSVDKLGEYTGRGAALHARIAGIADGCRELQKSEKASNADQEFAKDALGTLEQLSASVRAAERMPAARRKSVHRAVAGELERLEGQLLHRLGL; from the coding sequence ATGGCGCGCAAGGCCAAGGTCGAGGGTGAAGCCAGGTTCACCCCCAAGAAGGCGAAGAACGCGGTCGCGGTGGCGAAGGTGCTCGGCCCCGTCGTGATCCCGGTGGTCGCGCCGTTCGCGGTGCGCGCGGCGGGCTCCGCCCGGGAGCTGTACGACCGGTACCAGGCACGCAAGCTCGGCGTCTCGGTCGACAAGCTGGGCGAGTACACCGGCCGCGGCGCGGCCCTGCACGCCCGCATCGCGGGCATCGCCGACGGCTGCCGGGAACTGCAGAAGTCCGAGAAGGCTTCGAACGCGGACCAGGAGTTCGCGAAGGACGCGCTGGGCACGCTGGAGCAGCTGTCGGCGTCGGTCCGCGCCGCGGAGCGGATGCCGGCGGCGCGGCGCAAGTCCGTGCACCGCGCGGTGGCCGGCGAGCTGGAGCGGCTGGAAGGCCAGCTGCTGCACCGCCTCGGGCTCTGA